The sequence tggTTTAATTTAGTTAATGTagaataattaatttctttcagttttgtttttttttattatttttttttccaaaaaaaaatataattgtttttttttttttttttttttttttttttataagaaataaataatttttaatatatatatatattgatactaaattgtaaatgaaaaaaagtgaataaaaaaaaaattgtttagttcaaataccttttttttttaattttaattattttatttttaatttttttttattttttttattttttttattttttttatttttttattttttattttttagatttataaaaaaaacattatttttaattaaaaaaaacattgtttttaatttctaaatttaacggattatttttcaaataagaTTTGTccgttttttattatttttttttttttttttttttttttttaaattaaaaatgcaaGTTGAGTTTTAAAAAGTCATAAaatggaaattaaaaaagattcttttggaaattttttaaagattggaagaaattgtaaaaatcattttcaatttacaATATCAaaccaattaattcattgaaaaaaaattttttttttcaaataatgttTTATCCTGTATCcctatgttttttttattattttaaaaataaaaaaaaaaaaaaattaaatttttaattaataaattaataattaaaaaaaaaatccataacaaaaacaaaataattctcttgaaaaaatgtttaaaattagattgaatttaataaaaaataaaaaaaaaaaaataaaaataccaagtttaaacaaaaataaaaataaaataaaattccacttttttttttttttttttttggttatttattttttttttttttgattttaaaattttatttcattaattctaatttattatatttacaattatttttatttgaacatTGTTGatctaaaattaaactatttgaaatgattttattataatcttCAAAAGTGACATTGAATGGTTTGTTAACTGGGAATCCATCTTCAACAGATGATTGGACGGCTGTAATTGATCTTTTATCAGACCAACCACATGATGATGAACCAAAGAGATCTTGACAAATTTGTGATGATGCATCAATAATTGCCATACCTGCTTCTTCTTCAACACTAATATTTGGACCAGCATCAATAGTAATTGCTTTAACACAAACACCATAgaaactaaatttttttttttttttttttatattttttttccaaaattttaattttaatattaatattttttaaaaatgtttaaaatgaaaatagtttaaatCTTACCCTCCAGTTTCCATAGTTGAGCCACTACCGCTTCCACTTGAACCACCACTTCCACTTGAACTGCCACTACCACTTCCACTTGAACTACCACTTGAAGAACTACCTGATGTACCACTTCCACTTCCACttccactaccactaccactaccacttcCACTTCCACTTCCGCTTGAAGTTGAGGTACCTGCAGAACCTGTTCCAccagttgttgttgaaccACCACTTGTTGAACAAATTGTTAATGTTACACCACAACCAAAACGTTGACTATCTGCAGTCTATTATTTATGTTGTAAGTACAATAATTactttatcaaaaaataaaaaacaaaaataaaaataaatgctTTCTATACTTTACAAAGTAAGTTTGGGCTGAACATGGAGTTCCACAGGCAGTAGATTCATCACAAAAAGTAGTAAGATAATATTCATTATTGCTTGGAATAGAGCAACACATATTACCATAGCATGGGTTACTACAACTATATTGACCACTAACggttaaaacaaaaataagtAAAATCAAAGTTACCAAGAGtctcatttttatttgttaaaaaataaagtaaaataaagtaaaataaaattaaataaaaaaaaaaaaaaaaaaaaaaaagttggttttaaaataaaataaaataaaataaaataaataaaataaaataaaataaaataaaataaaataaaataaaataaaataaaataaaataaaatcaaaaaaaaaaaatcattttctttttttttttcattttcccaAACGAaaacccattttttttttaaccaaaatatcttaaaactatttttatttttatttttttccacaCTTTTCacaattatttttctatttttgttGGGACACACAATAATcattttacaaattatatttttatcattaaaaaaaaaaaaaaaaaaatcatttaaatacaaataaattacaaaaacttttgaaataatttatcttttttttttttatgtattatttggaaataattttgatgatttgaaaagatattaaaataataaaaaaaaaaaaaaaaaaaaattggagaAAGATATaaattccaaataataaaaagttttataaaaaattttatttgttatttttaaaaaaaaaatttagtaaTCCTGGatgttcatttttatttttattttttttattttttatttttttattttttttaatccaatTCTCAAAATAAAGAGACCACCAACCacgtttatttttataataaaaaaaaatatatatgttagaaaaataataaaaaaaaataataataaaaataataaaaactgtGATTACCTTTACTTCAttcaatgaatttttttttgaaaagcaataattatttgttaatggtgtttaaatttcatttcaaattTGTTGTGAAATCTTTGAAAATtctgtttgaaaaaaaaaaaataaaaaaaaaaataaaaaaaaaataaaaaattaaaaaaaaaaaattgcatttaaattttttttttttttttataaaaattatatattaaatcgttttttctttttgcgTCATACTATTAATTAATagtataaattatttattcttaataaataaataaataaaattttatttattgtaacATCAAttagcaacaacaacaacaataatagtaataataataataataataatagtaataataaaataataataaaaataataaaataataaaaaaaaataataaaataataaaaaaaatggttttaataaatagaGTTAATATACAACCAGAAGAACTACCATTATTATATCATGTTAATTCAATGGatgtttataatttattacaaGATATAGGATCTAGTAAGATTATAATCGATTTAAGAACTAAAGAACAATATGAAAAGAATCATATTAGAACATCTGTCAatataccaccaccaccatcaacaacaccactctatgaaaatggtgaaattaaagaattcaaTCTTAGTAAATATATTGGGTCCAATGTGACTGCAAAGCATTggaatttaatatttcaaaaactTATAGTATACAGCGACAAACCATTCCTTTATAATATTGATGAATTGGAGAAAAccatatcaacaacaacaattactactactgctactactactactactactacaacaaccTCAAATAGTATTGGTAGTGATCAAGATATAATCAAATCTTTAAAGGTATCGGATTGGGATAAAGTAGTACTTAGACATTtcctattaaaaaaaaagaaaactaaaGTTATAATTTATCAAGGTGGTTttgatcaatttcaaaaagaTTATTCATTCATGTGTAATCCTTCTTCTTCTCCTTCTTCAAGTAGTGGCGGTGGTGGTGGATCACAATTATATCCATcagaaattattaaagattttttatatttaggTGGTGCTGAGAATGCAGGTAATAGAcaacaattgataaatttaaagataacTCATTTAGTTAATATGGCAGGTGAATTGGATGATGTTTATCCTCAcctttataaatattatagaGCAAACTTGGACGACAGACCAAAAGCAAACATTTACGAACACTTTGAACCAGTTATTCAATTCATTAATGATTGTAAGAAACAAGGTGGTAGAGTTTTAATACACTGCGCAATGGGTATTAGTAGATCAACAACTGTGGTATTAGCATACTTAATGAAAGAAGATCATATGACCTATTCAGATGCTTTCACTTTTTGTAAACAAAAGAGATCTTGTATTAATCCAAATTTCGGTTTcgttaaacaattaaaagattatcaACAACACTTAACTTTAGAATGggaaaaacaagaaaaacttaaaaaacaacaacaacaaactttaaatattaataataataatactggAATCCCATTATCAAAGAAATTACAATTAGATGTATCTGATCCactttcaaattcttcaccTTCATCACCTTTAATCTCTTCAACTTTACCTATACCTGAAACTCCACCTgctattattttaaaaaatgaagtTGCTTCACCATGcccaattaaaacaacaacatcatcaacaacaattaacaataagggacaacaacaagataaagctcaagaagaaaaagattcAATATTTAGTTATGCTGATAAACAAGAGAAAATGACACATCCAACTTTACATTCACCAATTGAATTACCTCAATCCTCactgtaataataaaatatatttaaaaacttaTATACAcaccaaaatttaaatttttccctccttttttttttgtaattttttagatTCGTGGgttttaaattgaattttttatttttttcatttttttattttttatttttttttaggtttgGTTTTATCAACTAttcaaaacaaatataataaaatgcaAGCTGCAGTAGCAtctaaaacaaatatttcattaaaagGTTCAACAGAGATTGTAACTGAATTTTTTTGtaagtattaaaaaaaaaaaaaaaaaaaaaaaaaaaaaaaaaaaaatctgatactaattaaaaaaaaaatataaatttataaatatataaatagcATATAGTATAAATACAATTCTATTTCAAAGAGGATTATATCCACCAGAATCATTTACAAGAGTTGCAAAATATGGATTACCAATATTGGTAACTAATGatcaatcattaaaagattatttagataatgtattaaaacaattatcagAATGGTTATTAAGTGGTGATGTTCAAAAATTGGTTTTAGTAATCACTGATATCGTTACAAAAGAGGTTTTAGAAAGATGGGTATTCGATGTTACAACTGATATTCCAAAAGAAGGAGAGTATggttattctttttttttttttttaatatttataaatataaaataataatattaataataataataataataataataataataataatttatttatttagagCACCAAGACAAAAACCAGAAAAAGAGATAATGAATGAAATTCAAGCAATTATTAGACAAATTACAGCAAGTGTTACATTTTTACCACTTTTACCAAATGCATGtacatttgatttattagtATATACAAGTAAAGATTTAGCAGTACCTCAAAAATGGGAAGAATCTGATCCAAAATTCATAACAAATTCACAACAAGTTAAACTTAGATcttttacaacaacaattcaTAAAGTTGAAAGTATGGTTGCctataaaatttcaaatgattaaaataataaaataaataaatataataaataaataaataatatatgtatagatataataaaataaataaataaataaataaaatgggaataaactaatatttatttctcagtaaataatattatttatttaatttccttcgaaataaaaaaaataattgtctTGTTGCTCTTTTAATGAATAATgatctaattttatttattttttattattatttttttttttttttttttttttttttttttaaggagTTTGAGGAGTTGAAGGAGCCATTGAAATTTGTTGTGGAGTTGGATTTGGAGTGGTTTGTTTTgaaagataattttttacaaGTTCTTCAGTCATTGGTTGATAATAGAAAGAAGCATGTCTTTCCTCTTCGAAACcagttgaagttgttgattttgaaactTGGAAATCTTTTACTAAATTTGCTGTTGTATCATTTAAGAAACCTAATGGATCAGATGATAATTTTTCCATGAATTCACGTTTTCTCTTATGTTGATAAACTTTTTGAATATGAtgattaatttcatcattcaATTGTGAAATCTCTTTTCTCATTGTTGGATTTGGATTAAAGATTGGTTCATCAACTTCAACTTGAATATCATATGCTTGTTCATAATCTTTTGCATCTCCTGATAAATGTAATGTATATTGAAATTCTAATGGATCAGGTGGTGATAAATGTTCTCTTAATAATTGTGGTATTTGATTAAATTGTAATTCTTCTAAActaaatatctaaaaaaaaaataaaaaaaatattaatatattttatgtGGGGGTggaaaaaaaggaaaaggGGGTAGAAAGGGGGGAGACGGGGTAGGtagtttaataaatattttttttttttttttttttacattttttaaattttcatcacAAGTAATTTTCTTTGTTTCTGCATCTAATAatgtatttgatttaatgtaATGCCATAATGCTAAAATGATTCTTGGTTTGGTATCTGTgtgaatatttaataattgagaAAGTCCACCTAATACTTTATATTTTTGTGGTACGTGATCTAAATACATTAAAATCTATatagattataaaaaaagtaagtaCATGtatattgaaatttataTAGTATGTATAGGATATTGTGATCACACATACTTTAATATCAACTTCTTGGTTaccatttcttttaatttcaaaaccaTCAG comes from Dictyostelium discoideum AX4 chromosome 2 chromosome, whole genome shotgun sequence and encodes:
- the alyD-1 gene encoding hypothetical protein; this encodes MRLLVTLILLIFVLTVSGQYSCSNPCYGNMCCSIPSNNEYYLTTFCDESTACGTPCSAQTYFTADSQRFGCGVTLTICSTSGGSTTTGGTGSAGTSTSSGSGSGSGSGSGSGSGSGSGTSGSSSSGSSSGSGSGSSSGSGGSSGSGSGSTMETGGFYGVCVKAITIDAGPNISVEEEAGMAIIDASSQICQDLFGSSSCGWSDKRSITAVQSSVEDGFPVNKPFNVTFEDYNKIISNSLILDQQCSNKNNCKYNKLELMK
- a CDS encoding DNA-binding HORMA domain-containing protein, producing the protein MQAAVASKTNISLKGSTEIVTEFFSYSINTILFQRGLYPPESFTRVAKYGLPILVTNDQSLKDYLDNVLKQLSEWLLSGDVQKLVLVITDIVTKEVLERWVFDVTTDIPKEGEAPRQKPEKEIMNEIQAIIRQITASVTFLPLLPNACTFDLLVYTSKDLAVPQKWEESDPKFITNSQQVKLRSFTTTIHKVESMVAYKISND
- the snf12-1 gene encoding CHC group protein; the encoded protein is MSKNGTTGNKKKKTKLSTAATIAANIAKANATLNNNNNSNNNSNNTNIGNSINGIPSSLPPSVTLPVEELISFAPECLLFSQLLEFEEKLDASINKRLIDIQEASRRNSIKNIRTLRLSIYNTYSNQSAYYHLDNKSLNSVQERPSWSLRVEGKLLDESQDELVNKSIKSSSSSSSTANKRKFSSFFKKVFIQIGHRDTCEWDKSQTFTETDGFEIKRNGNQEVDIKILMYLDHVPQKYKVLGGLSQLLNIHTDTKPRIILALWHYIKSNTLLDAETKKITCDENLKNIFSLEELQFNQIPQLLREHLSPPDPLEFQYTLHLSGDAKDYEQAYDIQVEVDEPIFNPNPTMRKEISQLNDEINHHIQKVYQHKRKREFMEKLSSDPLGFLNDTTANLVKDFQVSKSTTSTGFEEERHASFYYQPMTEELVKNYLSKQTTPNPTPQQISMAPSTPQTP